A single Hippocampus zosterae strain Florida chromosome 17, ASM2543408v3, whole genome shotgun sequence DNA region contains:
- the cnp gene encoding 2',3'-cyclic-nucleotide 3'-phosphodiesterase: MDPENNREVSDMPASPQQEEVAVTQPAAAEGDGEGKQQPAGNTAGDAVGSNTASVQDDAPLESPEAKLPVPVAVPEEPHPMSNPVPGAEIMVPPTQEEAAQQQPEELQPCSPEKVQEKVLDEVEAVVEAQEVVKEARAQNDGEKIEASTEKPAETSMHEKALKKADAEIAPPAEPKKESEPDTSAKSAVPPGAEASDPVPEKEPTLPSAGSLSFPILKHEKTKDALYRSRTLVVIKGLPGSGKTFLSRALADAYKDHCSVFCADDYADSADPATDAHKALDEAVVACCVDSPTLLVVVDDTNHTHERLARLGELAREQRMVAVFLTPRTEWSADVPRLAKMSGRKPAAITAMKRQLDEVCLPLYFGWFLLTPAQDQLRSTGSDFLTALDGFKKNAVGSSVKEGQEIPLEQYFKGKTSLHCTTKFCDYGKAEGAKEYAEKPEVSELYGSVFDLAVSALFVTPRTFGARVSLTDEQLVLWPDDTEKEAESTVPGAASLPLGSRAHITLGCAEGVEPVQTGLDLLEILVLPEVEPVTDLELGSLRFYGEGRWMLQLKEPMCAAACFSSFYKPRGPSHEKGKRDPKKKKNCAIL; encoded by the exons ATGGACCCTGAAAACAACCGTGAGGTTTCCGACATGCCAGCGAGTCCGCAACAGGAGGAAGTGGCGGTGACGCAGCCAGCAGCTGCTGAAGGAGATGGGGAGGGAAAGCAGCAGCCCGCGGGGAACACCGCTGGTGACGCGGTCGGAAGCAACACCGCCTCTGTCCAAGATGACGCGCCTCTTGAAAGCCCTGAAGCTAAGCTACCGGTGCCTGTTGCTGTGCCAGAAGAGCCGCATCCCATGTCTAATCCGGTTCCAGGAGCTGAAATAATGGTGCCGCCAACCCAGGAAGAGGCCGCGCAGCAGCAACCGGAAGAATTGCAGCCTTGCAGTCCAGAGAAGGTTCAGGAGAAAGTTCTTGATGAAGTAGAGGCTGTAGTTGAGGCACAAGAAGTCGTCAAGGAGGCTCGGGCACAAAATGATGGCGAGAAAATCGAAGCGTCCACGGAGAAGCCAGCTGAAACATCCATGCATGAGAAGGCGTTGAAAAAGGCTGACGCTGAAATTGCGCCCCCTGCAGAACCAAAGAAGGAAAGCGAGCCGGATACAAGTGCCAAGTCAGCAGTTCCACCAGGAGCCGAGGCAAGTGACCCCGTGCCTGAAAAGGAGCCGACGCTTCCCTCTGCCGGCTCCTTGTCGTTCCCCATCCTCAAACATGAGAAGACCAAAGATGCTCTGTACCGCTCTCGTACCCTGGTGGTCATCAAAGGCCTTCCGGGAAGCGGGAAGACCTTCTTATCTCGTGCGTTGGCCGACGCCTACAAGGACCATTGCTCTGTCTTCTGTGCCGACGACTACGCGGATAGCGCCGACCCCGCCACTGATGCGCACAAAGCCCTGGACGAGGCGGTGGTGGCCTGCTGCGTCGACTCCCCTAcgttgctggtggtggtggacgaCACGAACCACACCCATGAGCGGCTTGCCCGCCTGGGCGAGTTGGCCCGGGAGCAACGGATGGTCGCGGTCTTCCTCACGCCGCGCACGGAATGGAGCGCAGACGTGCCGCGCCTCGCCAAGATGAGCGGACGTAAGCCGGCTGCCATCACTGCCATGAAGCGGCAACTGGATGAGGTGTGCCTGCCGCTCTACTTCGGCTGGTTCCTGCTGACACCTGCGCAGGATCAGCTCAGATCCACAGGCAGCGACTTCCTGACGGCCCTGGACGGCTTCAAGAAGAACGCTGTTGGCT CGTCGGTGAAAGAAGGGCAGGAAATTCCTCTGGAGCAGTACTTCAAAGGCAAAACAAGCCTCCACTGCACCACCAAATTCTGCGACTATGGGAAGGCAGAGGGCGCCAAAGAATATGCAGAGAAACCA gaagtgTCAGAATTGTACGGCTCTGTCTTCGATCTGGCCGTGAGCGCCCTTTTTGTCACGCCTCGCACCTTCGGAGCCCGCGTCAGCCTCACCGACGAACAGCTCGTGCTGTGGCCCGATGATACCGAAAAGGAGGCGGAGTCTACCGTCCCCGGCGCCGCCTCTTTGCCATTGGGCAGCCGCGCCCACATCACCCTGGGCTGCGCGGAAGGCGTGGAGCCAGTCCAGACGGGTCTGGACCTCCTGGAGATCCTGGTGTTACCGGAGGTGGAACCTGTCACCGACTTGGAGCTGGGCTCGCTGCGCTTTTACGGCGAAGGGAGGTGGATGCTGCAGCTCAAAGAGCCCATGTGCGCCGCCGCGTGCTTCTCCAGCTTCTACAAGCCCAGGGGCCCATCCCATGAGAAGGGCAAAAGGGatcccaagaagaagaaaaactgtGCCATCTTGTGA